The Populus alba chromosome 6, ASM523922v2, whole genome shotgun sequence genome contains a region encoding:
- the LOC118032202 gene encoding E3 ubiquitin-protein ligase RGLG2 has translation MGCKHSRHQDHQHRDSFGCRASSNPCSTPNVPSYAVYDDGRSKPQSRYSRIGDDYHSLEQVTRALAQAGLESSNLIVGIDFTKSNEWTGARSFHRKSLHHLGDSMNPYEQAISIIGRTLSAFDEDNLIPCFGFGDASTHDQKVFSFYPDDQLCNGFEEVSSRYREIVPRVNLAGPTSFAPIIETAIEIVDNSCGQYHVLLIIADGQVTSSVGTVNGKLSSQEQNTINAIVRASNYPLSIVLVGVGDGPWDMMHKFDDNIPSRAFDNFQFVNFTEIMSKNIPMSKKETEFALDALMEIPSQYKATIDLQLLGCKKGAPGRNALPPPLGNGSVNSYTTYSSPRSNAAYVPCTDHSSDNRHCPSCLWNKKDLAFGCGHQTCYDCGKDLNQCPICQAYITTKIKLYE, from the exons ATGGGATGCAAACATTCAAGGCATCAGGATCATCAGCATCGTGATTCATTTGGTTGTAGGGCTTCATCTAACCCATGCTCTACTCCAAATGTACCAAGTTATGCTGTTTATGATGATGGAAGAAGCAAGCCGCAGTCAAGGTATTCAAGAATCGGTGATGATTACCATTCTCTTGAACAG GTGACAAGAGCTCTTGCACAAGCTGGGCTGGAATCTTCCAACCTTATTGTAGGCATTGATTTTACCAAAAGCAATGAGTGGACCGGTGCACGATCCTTCCATCGGAAGAGCCTGCATCACCTCGGGGATTCTATGAATCCATATGAACAGGCGATTTCAATAATAGGAAGAACACTGTCAGCTTTTGATGAGGATAACCTCATCCCTTGTTTTGGCTTTGGTGATG CCAGTACTCATGATCAGAAAGTTTTTAGCTTCTATCCGGATGATCAATTATGCAATGGCTTTGAGGAAGTCTCGAGTCGTTACAGAGAAATAGTCCCCCGTGTTAACTTAGCTG GACCGACATCTTTTGCTCCAATCATTGAAACTGCTATCGAAATTGTGGACAATAGTTGTGGTCAGTATCATGTTCTTCTGATCATTGCTGATGGTCAG GTTACAAGTAGCGTAGGGACTGTTAATGGGAAGTTGAGTTCTCAGGAGCAGAATACTATCAATGCCATTGTAAGAGCAAG TAATTATCCCTTGTCAATTGTGCTGGTTGGGGTTGGTGATGGACCATGGGACATGATGCACAAATTCGATGACAACATTCCTTCTCGggcttttgataattttcag TTCGTGAATTTCACAGAAATTATGTCGAAAAACATTCCCATGTCTAAGAAGGAGACAGAGTTTGCTCTGGACGCGTTAATGGAAATACCATCCCAATACAAGGCTACAATAGACCTCCAACTCCTAGG CTGCAAAAAAGGTGCTCCTGGAAGGAATGCTCTTCCTCCTCCACTTGGGAATGGCTCGGTTAATTCCTATACCACATATAGCAGTCCAAGAAGCAATGCTGCTTATGTCCCTTGTACAGATCATTCTTCAGACAACAGG CACTGTCCCTCGTGTTTATGGAATAAGAAAGATCTTGCTTTCGGATGTGGACATCAG ACATGCTATGATTGCGGGAAAGACTTGAATCAATGCCCCATTTGTCAAGCCTATATAACCACAAAGATAAAGCTGTACGAGTAA